In Sebastes umbrosus isolate fSebUmb1 chromosome 7, fSebUmb1.pri, whole genome shotgun sequence, the sequence ACTGCAAGGCTTGCTACATTTAAACAATGGTCCATTATTTCTTTTTCAACAGTATAAGTAGATTCATTGTGGATAATATCAGTATTACCATTTGGCATCATTAATTAAACCATCATGTATCCATTCATTTTCATGATGGTCTTCAAAAATACACCCCATATAtagtttgtttgttcatttcgagaatattatattatcccTTATCATCATAATAGGGAATGGAATTTGTCAGAAATCACATCCCCAAAACATCATTATAATTTCAGATCCTTTTCAATCATACCAGTGATACTTTTTAAGCTCTATATTAtctgtattgttttatataaGGTCAAAAATGCATGTAAATGAACATATTTTTGGCAAGTTATTTGTACTGAATGGAATGCTCCtatctttcctttttcttttttcaatttttaGACAAGAGCTCCTCTTACATGTGCTACAACATCATCAGCTTGTCAAAGGTCTGGGAATCGTTCAGTGGATGACTTAAAAAGGGCGTCGTCAAGACAAAGACAGGTATCTTCCTGCAGTCTAATAACGGTAAGACATTCACATTTCAGTAGTCATCAACTACTCCCAAAATGTGGTTGAGTAGACAATTAATTTGGAGatatatcacatttttttcaccCAATAACAATGCTCAATTCTCGTCATAAAGGTCTCAAATGCAATAAGTAATGGGTTAGGTTAGGTGGTACCAACCTTGGGGTGGATGAAATAGCAGAGTCCTGGTTTGGCTCTGAGAGGCTATTTACAAATGAGCTGTGATCTGATTGGACTAAATCCCCAGTAGGATATTTTGAGCTGGAAATACTGTTTGACTGCAGTGACAACGTGTGTGCTTTATTGCAGGGATAGGTTAGTGGGAGCCTGTTCTTCTCTAAATTcctttaaattctgtttatttaatgtttctaaATACGAGATTCAGCATCTcagaccaaaacaaatgtgCGCCACCACCACCATGGCTCAGCGGCAGCAGTCTCTTGTTCATCCTGTACACAACATAGTACACAGTGCACCACTGGGCTGATGAACGAGTGAGAGCTACAGTTCAGCTACAGACTCTCGTTCAGTAAAACAGTAGCACAGTACAGCTAAGAGAGGTTGTCAGTCAGTGGTTGTGTACCATAGACCATAGACTATtaacatacattttacattttagagACTTGTCAACAACTACCCACAACACCCCCAGCTGCATACAGTATCTGCTGTAGATGCATCGCCATTGCTTTATTACTGCACTGTGCTAAAACCATAGATAAACGAGTAGTCTACAATGATAGACAGTGTCAACTTGTGGTTTTTATAGTAAACATTTCTGTGAAACCCCTAAATGACAGTAGTGTACATTTGATGTATATGTGAAGTTCTTAATTGTGTGGCTTTTCATTAAATAAACTTGGATAAATTGAACCTTATACACCATATCCCTCAGCTAACAGATAATGTTCTTATAATAAAAGTTCAATGCATCAACACAGTGCATTGTACTAAGTTAAGTAAATGATGACCTAGGTTACTAAACAGaatctctgactttttttctttttctttttttccaagcCTACTTCATATAAGGAAACATCCCCTGATGAGTCCGATTACACTGACTATAGTGATCCTGACTTTGCCCCGGACTCTGAAACAGGAAGTTCCTCTGAAACAGGAAGTTCCTCTGAGCCTAATGAAGACACACCACTGTATCCAGTTGCAAAAAAGCCCCTGCCCTCTCTGCGATATCCCCTTTTATCTCTAGAAAAACAAGATATTGAAGCAGAAAGCCCAGtaaaaagaaatacagcagTCAGCCCTAAGAACACAAACTTGGACACTCCAAGGAAGAAAAAGATCTCATCCCCCAGTCCACTAAAGAACAACTCAAACACTCCAAAGAAAAGCAGAATCGAACAAGTTTCTAACTCAATCCAAGTATTGCCTCACTCAAATTCTGAAACTCGTCGAGTATATAACAAGAAGAACTACTGTCTCTATTGCCTCCAGCCCAGATCAAAAATTGCACGACACCTGGAAGGTGTACATGGGAATGTACCAGATGTTGCCATAGCATTTCAATATCCAAAGAATTCGAAAGAGAGACGCAAAAGGTTAAACCTTCTCAGACACCGTGGAAACTTTGCCCACAATGCCAAAGTTGTGAGGGAGGGAGCTGGAGAGCTGCAGGCCTGCTGCAGACCACACAAGCTTAGACGTGCCATTGATTTTATTCATTGCTTTCATTGTCAAGGACTCTATGCCAAAAAGACATTGTGGAGGCACATGAAAATCTGCCCAGCGAAGACAGAAACTGGTGATGAATCCAGCTCGGCGAGGACGCGAGTTCGATCCAAATGTGCCCTTAAAACTGCCATTGTGCGTGATGTTGGCGAGGGCTTGAAGAGTGTGATTTCCTGCATGAACTTTGATGAGGTCACTCAGATTATCCAGAATGACCAACTTCTCTTGCAGTTTGGACAACACCTGTTTGATCTAAACGGGTCAAGAAAGAACAGACATGACTACATAAGGCAAAGACTTCGAGAACTTGGGCGACTACTTCTAGTGGCTCAGAAGAATACTCCTATCCGGAAGGCAGAGGAACTCATCAATCCTGCAAATTGCAATCATGTGATATCTGCAGTGAGAGAGTTGGCTGGGTACAACCCAGAGAACAACACATTCCGCACACCTTCCTTAAGCCTAAAAATTGGCAACAGTCTGGGTATAATCTCTGAGCTTATAGAAAGTGATAACTTGTCCACAGTCAACAGAGACTGGAGCCTTGTGCAATTTGCTCAAGAATTCAAAACCATTACAAAATTCAGATGGAAGGAATTAATTACAGGAGGCGCAACAACTACTCTGAGAGAGTCAAAGTGGAATGCACCACAGATTCTACCTTTCACTGAAGACGTCAAACGTTTGGACTCTCACATGGAAAATGTTAAACTCATTGCTGATAGAATGCTGAGACTGTGTCCCTCTGCAAACAACTATGCAACACTTGCCAAAGTGACACTTGCTCAGCTAATCGTTTtcaacagaagaagagaaggagaggtgTCAAGAATGGAGTTGGCCACTTTTGAAGCAAGGAAAAAGTCCGAACTCAATGAGGACATGGCCGTATGTCTTACCCCACTTGAGAACAAGATGTGTGATTTCTTCACCAGAGTAGAAATCAGGGGAAAACGAGGAAGAGGAGTCCCTGTGCTCCTAAAACCATCAATGGTCTCAGCTATGGAGCTCCTAGCTGGCACTCGTGAGGTGTGCGGAGTCTCCAAAGAGAACATCTACATGTTCGGTAGACCAGAAGCATTATCAGCTTACAAAGGAGGAGAATGCATCAAAAAGTTTGCAAGGGAGAGTGGTGCCAAACATCCCGAGGTCTTAACCTCAACAAGGCTCCGAAAGCACATAGCAACAATGTCTCAGGTACTTAATCTTCAAGAAAATGAAGCAGACCAATTTGCAGACTTTCTGGGTCATGACATTCGCGTACACAGACAGTACTACCGCCTGCCCCAGGGAACCCTTCAGCTCGCCAAAATGAGCAAAGTGCTTTTGGCAGTGGAGAAGGGGACTCTCTCACAGTATAAAGGTCAAACCCTTGATGACATCGAGATTGACCCTGAAGgtatggatatactgtatgagtgtaTATTGGTATATTATAGTTCAGATGCTGGGGCAACCCATGGTTATTGTCTCATGAGAAATGCATCATCAGTACTTGTTATAGCAGTACGGTACCCTTTATGCTGTGTTTGGTAATTTAAGTCTAGACATAAAGAACCATATCAACCTAACAAACTGTACATTTGCATTTCTCCAAATTGAAACAGATTAAGTATTGTTCCCATTTTTTCCCCATAGAAGATGTTGTGTATGTTCATGTTATGTATAACATTTATATACcaaattattttgattattgtgCAACTGCAATAATGTGGGCAATCCATTCAGAATAGACATGTTGGATTTCTACAATTGCTGGGGCTgtacctttttttctcttctcataTTTTCTCTTCAGAAAAAGTTGATTCCTCACAAGATCAGGATGTGTCAAGTGATGAGGATGAGCCGGATGAGTCGTCCACTGAGGCAACAAGTGAAGACGACCATGAGGCAACAGGTGAAGATGACCATGAGGAAACAGGCGAAGACGACCATGAGGCAACAGGCGAAGATGACCATGAGGCAAAAGGCGAAGGCAGCCATGAGGCACCAGAGACTACATCTCGTCTTCCGACCACTTCTTCCAGAGCTCCTCTCAATAAAGgtaggaaaatattgttttggctTGGGTTAGGTCTTCTTTAACGGGAGAAAGTTGGTATCTGCGACTAGTTGCTCCCTGGTTCCTCCTGCTTGATCAACCTTTTTTTTGGGAGATACATCATTTACAGACGGTAAATATACACCTGGTCCTACACCGGAATAATACTTAGCCCTTACAGAGGCTACTAAATGATAAATGGGCATACTAAAAACATACTGATCACTAATATCTGATCACTGATATGACAGATTAGGATGAATAGGATTAATAATGTATCCTTACCTAGTGACAGTAATGTGTTCAGTACAATCCAGTTTTAGCCTAAAGAAGGGCATTATGCCAGATTCTGCACCGCAGTCATATGGATGACCTTGGTGACGTCCTTGCACTTTGAACAGTAGTGCTAAAAGgtggtcgaggcagatggccgcccaccctgGTTCTGCCCAAGATTTCTACCCGTTTTTTCTTGCAACTGTTGCACcagtgcatgctcatgggggatctgtTGTTGGGTCTCTGTAAATAATACGTATAAGTAAGTTCTAGagctgctctatatgaaaaagGTCTTGAGacaacttctgttatgatttgacactatataaaAGTGAATTGAACTGAAAAAGAAAGCAGAGGTTGTGAACTTTGTTTTGGGTAGATTACAAAAAATGCTTTGAGTAATGCGATATTGacaccccctctctcttttcttcacaGACAACCGAGGTAACTCCAGACGTAAGTGGGAAGACAATGAGGTACGTGCAGTTGAAAGACACATGATGCGCTTCATCCACAAATGCAAGCTACCTCAAAAGAATGACTGCATACAGTGTATCAACGCGGAACCTTATGCGCTGAAAGACAGAAACTGGACTGGAGTGAAAAATTATGTCAGAAATCGAATCACTGCCTTAAAGAGAAAGGCCTGTGCTCAGGAATAGCTATTGGTGCTTTTCAATTCAATGTCAACTTATGCATTTTGCTCATTGCTCTTGTTTAGGGTCTCCtgttatattgatgtttttcttctctccttcaaTAATGCCTAttttaacatactgtagattaaagggactgtttgtaactttttaagcatataaatgaacagggtcgggacacatgcgcgctcgcacatgcacgctcgcacatgcacgctcacgtgtggccagagcctcgtctcctctgcttgccttcactcagacacacCGCGCGCGTCCTCGTTGTCTCGCTCCATCTCTAGACGtgaatgcgcgctcactccacactgcagaagagttagtttagctctgagaatatctagtgaatgtccaatggacgtttgtgctgaaataactgctgcagctcctccagaccaacagaggtttcccgtgccttgtgaagtgacggagttCCGCAGATAGACATgttatcgcctccgaccgggtgccggtgtctccctgcaggtACAGtcgggagacaccggcacccggtcagggAGGCGATAACATGTCTATCTGCGGAACTCCGTCACCGACACGCTTTTCCTGCTCAgtctccggtgtctccctctgtagagggagacaccgggggctgaggcaggaaaagccaacactaggatcagcattgattcatggagagaccttcgtctggtcagctaacattactgccaagcagctgaaatatagagtgatattgtgcttttagctgacgtgtgtcgcctcactgttttgagcgatgctcgttcatgtctatttagagcgagcaagcgcgagcaacaggacgctgactttagttgacttaacggacacaggtgtcgctgttaacaagcatttatgaaagttacaaatagtccctttaacggtGCAATTGGGTTCTAAATATTTtggaatcacgttttctttggGCGCTCTGCAGAAATGTAAGTCTGGTTGAACCATTGTTTTATCAAATCATTGTTTTGTCCGCCAGGTACTaaacagtatattttttttcaattttaatttttgtaaagaGGACTTACATGATGTTCATGTATTTGAGCTTTGGGTTGTTTGTACATGATGTTCATGTATTTGAGCTGTGGCATGTTTGTACATGATGTTCATGTATTGTGTTACTAAAACACAAGTTAACAGCAAACAGAAGTCTTGTTTATTTACATGCAGATTTTCATTGTGGTGCTACTATGACTGACATATTCAGTTTGCCTCTTAATCAGCTTTAATACCCAGCGTTTACTGTAGAAATTTGTTGAAACAACTGTTGTGGTTGGGCACACCTGGGTTGGCGTAACTACATAAGACATGTAGGTATGGGAAGGATTGGCCAGTACTTTAGCCATCATCCTTCTCTTTGCCAGCCGTCTTAATCAGTTTTgcagggatgcactgatacccgTAGTGTGATTGTTATTCATGATATCTGATATCAATATTATTTACAGTTGGGTTCAGAGACAATATCAGCAGGTTGCATCTGAAAGACTGAATTCCGAGCTTGCAAGAATTTAAACCCAAAATGAGAACACTGACTTGATGCTAAGTTATACATGTATTATTACAGTAAAAGCTGAGGCCTTTGGGAATTGTCTGTGGTGCCGGGAGAGGGTGTCGGCCAGGTCTGTAGCGGGAGGCGGCGGGGATACGTCCAGTCCATTTGTGTTTTAGTCAAGCCAGAGGAGGGTGTTGGACAAGTCCGTAGCATGGGTTGCAGTCTCCAAATCTGCAATTTTGACTGgtgtttctgattctgatgtctTGACAGTAG encodes:
- the LOC119491587 gene encoding uncharacterized protein LOC119491587 produces the protein MELATFEARKKSELNEDMAVCLTPLENKMCDFFTRVEIRGKRGRGVPVLLKPSMVSAMELLAGTREVCGVSKENIYMFGRPEALSAYKGGECIKKFARESGAKHPEVLTSTRLRKHIATMSQVLNLQENEADQFADFLGHDIRVHRQYYRLPQGTLQLAKMSKVLLAVEKGTLSQYKGQTLDDIEIDPEEKVDSSQDQDVSSDEDEPDESSTEATSEDDHEATGEDDHEETGEDDHEATGEDDHEAKGEGSHEAPETTSRLPTTSSRAPLNKDNRGNSRRKWEDNEVRAVERHMMRFIHKCKLPQKNDCIQCINAEPYALKDRNWTGVKNYVRNRITALKRKACAQE